One Anaerolineae bacterium genomic window carries:
- a CDS encoding MaoC/PaaZ C-terminal domain-containing protein, producing the protein MEDTPRLAPRRGLYFEEFSVGDEVTSAGRTITEADIVAFAALTGDWNRIHTDAEYARTTQFGERIAHGLLGLSVASGLAVRLGFMEDTVIAFMEIGEWQFRAPIRIGDTIRLRATVQETRPMRRLGGGYVTFKVAILNQRDETVQRGTWTILVKFKPQSDPV; encoded by the coding sequence ATGGAAGACACGCCCCGCTTAGCCCCCCGCCGAGGGCTGTACTTTGAAGAGTTCTCCGTCGGCGACGAGGTCACCAGCGCCGGCCGCACCATCACCGAGGCTGACATCGTGGCCTTCGCCGCGCTGACCGGCGACTGGAACCGCATCCACACTGACGCCGAGTACGCGCGCACCACCCAGTTTGGCGAGCGCATCGCCCATGGCCTCCTAGGCCTCTCAGTGGCATCAGGACTGGCTGTCCGTCTGGGATTTATGGAGGATACTGTCATCGCCTTCATGGAGATCGGCGAATGGCAGTTTCGCGCCCCTATCCGCATTGGCGATACGATTCGTCTGCGAGCTACCGTCCAGGAAACACGCCCTATGCGCCGGTTGGGCGGCGGCTATGTCACCTTTAAGGTAGCAATCCTCAACCAGCGCGATGAAACTGTCCAGCGTGGCACTTGGACGATCCTGGTTAAGTTCAAAC